The Acidobacteriota bacterium genome window below encodes:
- a CDS encoding PhoH family protein yields the protein MRNIDLPARGAELLFDVQGETLRFLEDAFGCNIHARGNRVSVESESEEKERRLARLLREFSDLVESGEEFTNGDLQHAFEMVSEGAAATLGDFFRDVPVIRTPIREVVPRGANQTRYVRMIDSHDLVFGIGPAGTGKTYLAVAVGVQRLLNKTIQRIILARPAVEAGEKLGFLPGDLQEKVNPYLRPLYDALHHMLSGEKVNKLMERGVIEIAPLAFMRGRTLSDSFIILDEAQNCTSEQMKMFLTRIGMNSQAVVTGDITQIDLPRGQRSGLIECMDLLSRVSGIAFCTFTQKDVVRHRLVKAIIEAYDSRRSPGKDR from the coding sequence TTGAGAAACATCGACCTACCCGCACGCGGTGCGGAACTTCTTTTCGACGTCCAAGGCGAGACACTGCGCTTTCTGGAAGACGCCTTCGGCTGCAATATCCACGCCCGTGGCAACCGGGTCTCGGTGGAATCCGAGAGCGAAGAAAAAGAGCGCCGCCTGGCCCGCCTGCTGCGCGAGTTCTCCGACCTGGTGGAGAGCGGAGAGGAGTTCACCAACGGCGATCTGCAGCATGCCTTCGAGATGGTCTCCGAAGGCGCGGCGGCGACGCTGGGAGATTTCTTCCGCGACGTTCCCGTCATCCGCACCCCCATCCGCGAAGTCGTCCCGCGGGGCGCCAACCAGACCCGCTACGTGCGCATGATCGACAGTCACGACCTGGTGTTCGGCATCGGTCCGGCCGGCACCGGCAAGACGTATCTGGCGGTGGCGGTAGGAGTGCAGCGCCTCCTCAACAAGACCATCCAGCGCATCATCCTGGCTCGTCCGGCCGTGGAGGCCGGCGAGAAGCTGGGATTCTTGCCCGGCGACCTGCAGGAAAAGGTCAATCCCTATTTGCGTCCCCTCTACGATGCGCTCCACCACATGCTTTCCGGCGAGAAGGTCAACAAGCTGATGGAACGGGGCGTGATCGAGATCGCGCCCCTGGCCTTCATGCGGGGGCGAACCCTCAGCGATTCCTTCATCATCCTCGACGAGGCCCAAAACTGCACCTCCGAGCAGATGAAGATGTTCCTGACCCGTATCGGCATGAATTCGCAAGCCGTGGTCACCGGAGACATCACCCAGATCGACCTGCCTCGGGGACAGCGCTCCGGACTGATCGAGTGCATGGACCTCCTCTCCAGGGTGTCGGGCATCGCCTTTTGCACCTTCACCCAGAAAGACGTGGTGCGTCACCGCCTGGTCAAGGCCATTATCGAAGCCTACGATTCCCGCCGCTCTCCCGGGAAAGATCGATGA
- a CDS encoding HU family DNA-binding protein, giving the protein MIKQDIVRRVADRMEVTKVKAESAVDAVFEALKTAMKEGERIELRGFGVFMVKPRKSGIGRNPRTGDEVPIPPGKTVRFKPGKEIRFNDMQSTSNEH; this is encoded by the coding sequence GTGATCAAACAAGACATTGTACGGCGTGTTGCGGATCGGATGGAGGTCACCAAAGTCAAGGCGGAGTCGGCCGTAGATGCGGTTTTCGAGGCCCTCAAGACGGCCATGAAAGAAGGAGAGCGCATCGAGCTTCGCGGATTCGGCGTCTTCATGGTCAAGCCGCGCAAGAGCGGAATTGGACGCAATCCCCGTACTGGAGACGAGGTTCCCATACCGCCGGGCAAGACAGTCCGCTTCAAACCGGGCAAAGAGATCCGCTTCAACGATATGCAGTCCACCTCCAACGAACACTGA
- the holA gene encoding DNA polymerase III subunit delta — MDLKAFQGSLSDPRPVYFLKSGQDYLRKKVFALCEAQVEEGARSFDWKVFDLASDETSQVVSAARTLPWMGPRRWIWVRNAEQGSEELGRYLKDPAARTVMIVEASRKGKGWPAKLPSLDSESDLPPQQWVRRRARDEGFEMEQAAARRLVELSGEDLQRLDNELEKLFLYTLKDRKITLQAVSDMTLQARDYDVFALIGAVAENDSKKALSILGRLFEAGNTPQAVLAMLYWNFRRLLVAKELLEERRMRFWDVLKKLKIWSYKGKEQQVRRYSRAHLQRLLVRLRETDRLLKSTSSNEKAALERFILEACHAGS, encoded by the coding sequence ATGGATCTCAAGGCTTTTCAAGGGTCGCTCTCCGATCCCCGTCCGGTTTATTTTCTCAAATCGGGCCAGGACTATCTGCGCAAGAAGGTCTTCGCCCTTTGCGAGGCCCAGGTCGAGGAGGGGGCGCGCAGCTTTGACTGGAAGGTTTTCGATTTGGCCTCGGATGAGACTTCGCAGGTCGTGAGCGCGGCCCGCACTCTTCCCTGGATGGGGCCGCGGCGCTGGATCTGGGTTCGCAACGCCGAGCAGGGCTCTGAAGAGCTGGGACGATACCTGAAGGATCCGGCCGCCCGCACGGTGATGATCGTGGAGGCCTCGCGCAAGGGCAAGGGCTGGCCCGCCAAACTCCCCAGCCTCGATTCGGAAAGCGATCTGCCGCCCCAGCAGTGGGTTCGCCGCAGGGCCCGCGACGAGGGCTTCGAGATGGAGCAAGCCGCCGCCCGCAGGCTGGTGGAATTGTCGGGCGAGGACTTGCAGCGTCTCGACAACGAACTGGAGAAGCTTTTTCTCTACACTCTGAAAGACCGCAAGATCACCTTGCAGGCGGTGTCCGACATGACGCTGCAGGCCCGCGACTACGACGTCTTCGCCCTAATCGGCGCGGTGGCTGAAAACGACTCCAAGAAGGCGCTTTCCATCCTGGGACGCCTTTTCGAAGCCGGCAATACGCCTCAGGCGGTGCTGGCCATGCTCTACTGGAACTTCCGCCGCCTGCTGGTGGCCAAGGAACTGCTGGAAGAACGGCGGATGCGCTTCTGGGACGTGCTCAAGAAACTCAAGATCTGGAGCTATAAGGGCAAGGAGCAGCAGGTGCGCCGCTATTCCCGCGCCCACCTGCAACGCCTGCTGGTGCGCTTGCGGGAAACCGACCGCCTGCTCAAAAGCACCTCCAGCAACGAGAAAGCGGCCTTGGAGCGCTTCATCCTGGAGGCATGCCATGCCGGCTCCTGA
- a CDS encoding LptE family protein, which yields MKTGRIRHFGPVVLALLMTAASCGYKTAASQRLDYGIKTVAVMPLENTSATAAVEQLLTRQLIRELVERSGYRVIDDPSRADAVLSGTVVSVRANSVLFGRTTTLGSTFLVEMRAQVEFQNRVTGQVLYRNNDYIFREQYQINADVDHFFSEQNPALGRIAEDFAGSVISSILEGF from the coding sequence ATGAAGACCGGTCGGATCAGACATTTCGGGCCGGTTGTGCTGGCCTTGCTGATGACCGCCGCTTCCTGCGGATACAAGACGGCGGCTTCCCAGCGTCTCGACTACGGCATCAAGACGGTGGCCGTCATGCCGCTGGAGAACACCAGCGCCACCGCCGCCGTGGAGCAGTTGCTGACGCGCCAGCTGATTCGCGAACTGGTGGAGCGTTCGGGCTACCGGGTCATCGATGATCCCTCCCGGGCCGACGCCGTTCTCTCGGGCACGGTGGTGTCGGTACGCGCCAACTCGGTACTGTTTGGCCGCACCACCACCCTGGGCAGCACTTTTCTGGTGGAAATGCGGGCCCAGGTGGAATTTCAAAACCGCGTCACCGGCCAGGTGCTCTATCGCAACAACGACTACATTTTCCGTGAGCAATACCAGATCAACGCCGACGTCGACCATTTCTTCTCCGAGCAGAATCCCGCCCTGGGCCGCATCGCCGAAGACTTTGCGGGGTCGGTAATCAGCAGCATTCTGGAAGGTTTCTAA
- the hpt gene encoding hypoxanthine phosphoribosyltransferase, whose product MSAASPQVPSPSLGHEIVFDAADLRSRVEEMASRISRDYAGADLTVIGLLNGAVPFVCDLVRAIDLTVRLDFLAVSRFDGSPGGEASFLKDLDDDICGRHVLLADNIIDTGLNLHFVCSQLAQRDPASLQVAVLLARPELRLARIPVRYTGFEVSEEFLIGYGLDYRGCYRNLPYIARCQVDCEEEDGQGRFRMIPLGDEA is encoded by the coding sequence ATGAGCGCCGCCTCTCCCCAAGTGCCGAGTCCTTCATTGGGACATGAAATCGTCTTCGACGCGGCCGACCTGCGGAGCCGGGTGGAGGAAATGGCCTCCCGGATCTCGCGCGACTACGCGGGGGCCGACTTGACCGTCATCGGACTTCTCAACGGAGCCGTCCCCTTTGTCTGCGACCTGGTGCGGGCCATCGACCTGACGGTGCGCCTCGACTTCCTGGCCGTCAGCCGCTTCGACGGCAGTCCCGGCGGAGAGGCCAGCTTCCTCAAAGACCTGGACGACGACATCTGCGGACGCCATGTATTGCTGGCCGACAACATCATCGACACCGGACTGAATCTGCACTTCGTCTGTTCCCAACTGGCCCAGCGCGATCCGGCCTCCTTGCAGGTGGCGGTGCTGCTGGCGCGTCCCGAACTGCGGCTGGCCCGCATCCCCGTACGCTATACCGGCTTCGAGGTGTCGGAGGAGTTCCTGATCGGCTACGGACTCGATTACCGGGGCTGCTACCGCAACCTGCCCTACATCGCCCGCTGCCAGGTGGATTGCGAAGAGGAGGACGGACAAGGGCGCTTCCGCATGATTCCGCTGGGCGACGAAGCCTGA
- the rpsT gene encoding 30S ribosomal protein S20 has translation MPNIKSAAKRMRQSRVRRMRNRIRRQQMRTAIKRFRQMLDDKQAAEAREFLPKVYSEIDKKARKGVIHKNAAARYKARLTKRLHQLEAEGTAS, from the coding sequence ATGCCCAATATCAAGTCTGCCGCCAAAAGGATGAGGCAGAGCCGGGTCCGGCGCATGCGCAACCGCATTCGCCGCCAACAGATGCGGACCGCCATCAAGCGCTTCCGCCAGATGCTTGATGACAAGCAGGCGGCTGAAGCGCGGGAATTCTTGCCTAAGGTCTACTCGGAGATCGACAAAAAAGCCCGCAAAGGCGTCATTCACAAAAATGCCGCCGCCCGCTACAAGGCCCGCCTGACCAAGAGGCTGCACCAACTAGAGGCCGAAGGCACGGCGTCCTGA
- a CDS encoding PilT/PilU family type 4a pilus ATPase codes for MSNPSTPAAQERSAATHFEALLKQAITAEASDIHLRAGNPPRIRRHGAIKPLPGWAALNASDTASIAARILYQARVRDKEEVLKRVRDLLDEDCSYAFSGGRFRVNLCRQRGTLDVVMRVVPETPPCLDELQLPEVLADIAMEERGLVLVTGVTGSGKSTSLAAMIDHINHHAEKKIITIEDPIEYQHRDMRSAITQREVGADTESFKKALRAALRQDPDVIMVGEMRDRETIDIAMKAAETGHLVFSTLHTSDVEKTVTRIVSMFERDEQSVARLRLADSLRAAISQRLLPRKDARGRVAAMEIMRVTLSVKSCIEDPSKGGMLEWVAKGAQWGMQTFDQHLTQLYQEGLIRLETAKAAATSPNDFERNLSFT; via the coding sequence ATGTCCAACCCGTCAACTCCGGCCGCTCAGGAACGCTCCGCGGCAACCCATTTCGAGGCCTTGCTCAAGCAGGCCATCACAGCCGAGGCCTCGGACATTCACCTGCGCGCCGGCAATCCTCCCCGCATCCGCCGCCACGGCGCCATCAAGCCGTTGCCCGGATGGGCCGCCCTGAACGCTTCCGATACGGCATCCATCGCCGCCCGCATCCTCTACCAGGCCCGCGTCCGCGACAAGGAAGAGGTGCTCAAGCGGGTCCGCGACCTGCTCGACGAGGACTGCTCCTACGCCTTCTCAGGAGGACGCTTCCGCGTCAATCTGTGCCGCCAGCGCGGCACCCTTGACGTGGTCATGCGGGTGGTTCCCGAAACGCCTCCGTGCCTGGACGAGCTTCAGCTCCCCGAAGTTCTGGCCGACATCGCCATGGAAGAACGCGGGCTGGTGCTGGTCACCGGCGTCACCGGGTCGGGCAAGTCGACCTCGCTGGCCGCCATGATCGACCACATCAACCATCATGCCGAAAAGAAGATCATCACCATCGAAGACCCCATCGAGTATCAGCATCGCGACATGCGTTCGGCCATCACCCAGCGCGAGGTGGGCGCCGATACCGAGAGCTTCAAGAAGGCGCTGAGGGCGGCCTTGCGCCAGGATCCCGACGTCATCATGGTGGGCGAGATGCGCGACCGCGAAACCATCGACATCGCCATGAAGGCGGCCGAGACGGGTCATCTGGTCTTCAGCACCCTGCACACCTCGGACGTGGAGAAGACCGTCACCCGCATCGTCAGCATGTTCGAGCGGGACGAGCAGTCGGTGGCCCGCCTGCGACTGGCCGATTCGCTCAGAGCCGCCATCTCCCAGCGCCTGCTGCCTCGCAAGGACGCCAGAGGACGGGTAGCCGCCATGGAGATCATGCGCGTCACTCTCTCCGTCAAGTCCTGCATCGAAGACCCCTCCAAGGGAGGCATGCTGGAGTGGGTGGCCAAGGGCGCTCAGTGGGGAATGCAGACCTTCGACCAGCACCTGACCCAGCTCTATCAAGAAGGCCTCATCCGCCTGGAAACCGCCAAAGCCGCCGCCACATCGCCCAACGACTTCGAGCGCAACCTGTCCTTTACCTAG
- the tdh gene encoding L-threonine 3-dehydrogenase, giving the protein MPELMRAVRKLGPRAGLEMTEMPVPRVGPEEVLVEVQAASICGTDRHIYEWTPWARHRCGDKIPFTQGHELCGKVVETGERVQQRRVGQFVSAESHIVDYQGEYFRRGLAHVAPETRIIGVDRDGAFAQYIVLPWQNVRPNPPDMPLKVAVLKENFGNAIHVGYAVELVGRDVLITGAGPVGLMTLLIVRALGARTILVSDISRYRLDFALKLGADDVINPKQEKLVEKVRDLSPHGGVDVLLEMSGAPQAIVGGLELLHAGGHAVAFGLPDDPLTLELSDLVIFKGLTLHGIVGRRLWDTWEKMESLLDGGLVDLSQIVTHQFPLAEFDQAFKTMEAGRCGKVMMRP; this is encoded by the coding sequence ATGCCTGAACTGATGCGAGCTGTGCGAAAGCTCGGTCCCCGCGCGGGACTGGAGATGACCGAGATGCCGGTTCCCCGGGTCGGTCCCGAGGAGGTGCTTGTGGAAGTGCAAGCCGCCAGCATTTGCGGCACCGACCGTCACATCTACGAGTGGACTCCCTGGGCCCGCCACCGCTGCGGCGACAAGATTCCCTTTACCCAGGGCCACGAACTGTGCGGAAAGGTGGTGGAGACGGGAGAGCGGGTCCAGCAGCGCCGAGTAGGCCAATTCGTCAGCGCTGAAAGTCATATCGTCGACTACCAGGGCGAGTACTTCCGCAGAGGACTGGCTCACGTGGCGCCGGAAACCCGCATCATCGGGGTGGACCGGGACGGAGCCTTCGCCCAATACATCGTGCTGCCCTGGCAGAATGTCCGTCCCAATCCTCCCGACATGCCGCTCAAGGTGGCCGTCCTCAAGGAGAACTTCGGCAATGCCATTCATGTGGGGTATGCCGTGGAACTGGTGGGGCGGGACGTGCTCATCACCGGGGCCGGTCCGGTGGGCTTGATGACGCTGCTCATCGTAAGAGCCCTGGGAGCGCGCACCATCTTGGTATCCGACATCAGCCGCTACCGCCTCGACTTCGCCCTCAAGCTGGGAGCCGACGACGTCATCAATCCCAAGCAGGAGAAGCTGGTCGAGAAGGTGCGCGATCTGAGTCCGCACGGGGGAGTGGACGTGCTGCTGGAAATGTCGGGCGCTCCCCAGGCCATTGTGGGCGGCCTGGAGTTGCTTCACGCGGGCGGGCACGCCGTGGCCTTCGGATTGCCCGACGACCCCCTCACCCTTGAACTCAGCGATCTGGTCATCTTCAAGGGCCTCACCCTGCACGGAATCGTGGGACGCCGCCTGTGGGACACCTGGGAGAAGATGGAGTCGCTGCTCGACGGCGGATTGGTCGACCTTTCCCAGATCGTCACCCACCAGTTTCCTCTGGCCGAGTTCGACCAGGCTTTCAAGACCATGGAGGCGGGACGTTGCGGTAAAGTCATGATGCGGCCCTGA
- the dcd gene encoding dCTP deaminase → MGLKADHWIERMAREKAMIDPFQSSQVGASVISYGVSSYGYDFRLSRFFKRPPRGDEPLDPKAVAADDFIQEEGDSCLIEPASFLLARSLEYFRIPRDVLTLCTGKSTYARCGVVVNVTPFEPEWEGYATLSISNTGRRPVRIYAGEGIGQLVFLSAREPCRVSYADRKGKYQAQQDITTARVEDDS, encoded by the coding sequence ATGGGCCTCAAGGCTGACCACTGGATCGAGCGCATGGCGCGCGAAAAAGCCATGATCGATCCTTTCCAAAGCTCTCAGGTGGGCGCGTCCGTCATTTCTTACGGCGTTTCTTCCTACGGCTACGATTTCCGCCTCTCGCGCTTCTTTAAGCGTCCGCCCCGGGGCGACGAGCCGCTGGACCCCAAGGCCGTGGCGGCCGACGATTTTATCCAGGAAGAGGGCGATTCCTGTCTTATCGAGCCGGCATCGTTCCTGCTGGCGCGTTCGCTGGAATACTTCCGCATCCCGCGCGACGTGTTGACGCTGTGCACCGGAAAATCGACCTACGCCCGCTGCGGGGTGGTGGTCAACGTGACGCCCTTCGAACCGGAATGGGAAGGTTACGCCACCCTATCCATTTCAAACACCGGCCGTCGTCCAGTGCGCATCTACGCCGGGGAGGGCATCGGCCAGTTGGTGTTCCTGAGCGCTCGGGAGCCCTGCCGCGTTTCCTACGCCGACCGCAAGGGCAAGTACCAGGCTCAGCAGGACATCACCACGGCCCGCGTGGAGGACGACTCATGA
- a CDS encoding site-2 protease family protein, whose amino-acid sequence MSQPSFPPLRDSIPEPLLMEEPGSEAEQPPSPRVWINVLMLVLTIFTTVMAGLEHAVTYDSGYFIDKVRLWGAPLFDSFTIAGVARSIDWMRAAAFSFCILAILLAHEMGHYLYCRYYRISATLPYVIPVPFIFGTMGAVIRIREPFRNRKELFDVGIGGPIAGFVVLIPVLMLSLLWSSSVEIPQDSEARGLVFAVPLLFEWVGQWLSPLPEGHLWIIHPIGWAALFGGLATSINLLPIGQLDGGHIVYALFGRRVHRMVSHLTFWALVALSIWSWPFPSYLLFALLVRKFGFRHPPPLDEQGLRPGKGRAAWALVALLIFILTFVPVPVRWG is encoded by the coding sequence TTGAGCCAACCGTCTTTTCCGCCTCTGCGGGACTCGATTCCTGAACCCCTTCTGATGGAAGAGCCCGGCTCCGAGGCCGAGCAGCCCCCCTCCCCGCGCGTCTGGATCAACGTCCTGATGCTGGTGCTGACCATCTTCACCACCGTCATGGCCGGGCTGGAACACGCGGTCACTTACGATTCCGGCTACTTCATCGATAAAGTCCGCTTGTGGGGAGCCCCCCTGTTCGATTCTTTTACCATCGCGGGAGTGGCGCGCTCCATCGATTGGATGCGGGCTGCGGCCTTCAGCTTCTGCATCCTGGCCATCTTGCTGGCCCACGAGATGGGGCACTATCTCTATTGCCGCTACTACCGCATCAGTGCCACCCTGCCGTACGTGATCCCGGTGCCCTTTATCTTCGGGACGATGGGCGCCGTCATCCGCATACGCGAGCCCTTCCGCAACCGCAAGGAGCTTTTCGACGTGGGCATCGGCGGGCCCATCGCCGGATTCGTGGTGCTGATTCCGGTGCTGATGCTGTCCCTGCTCTGGTCGTCAAGCGTGGAGATTCCCCAGGACAGCGAAGCCCGGGGACTGGTATTTGCGGTTCCCCTGCTCTTCGAATGGGTGGGGCAGTGGCTGAGCCCTCTGCCCGAGGGCCATTTGTGGATCATCCACCCCATCGGCTGGGCGGCGCTGTTCGGAGGCCTGGCCACCTCCATCAATCTGCTGCCCATCGGCCAGCTCGACGGCGGACACATCGTCTACGCCCTCTTCGGACGCCGCGTCCACCGCATGGTGTCCCACTTGACCTTCTGGGCGCTGGTGGCCCTCAGCATCTGGTCCTGGCCCTTCCCCTCCTACCTGCTCTTCGCGCTGCTGGTGCGCAAGTTCGGCTTCCGCCATCCGCCTCCCCTCGACGAGCAGGGCCTCAGGCCGGGGAAAGGACGGGCAGCTTGGGCGCTGGTGGCCCTGCTGATTTTCATCCTCACCTTCGTGCCGGTTCCCGTCCGCTGGGGATAA